Genomic DNA from Verrucomicrobiia bacterium:
AAGCGTGCTGGCACCGCCCTTGGTGCGGGTAAAGATGAGGATAGGCCCCATCTTATACTCACGGAGAACGGACTCAAGGATGTCGATTTTTTGCCCACTCGGGACAACTACCAACTCTTGGCTCACCATATCGGCAGTACTTCCGGCTGGGGCAACTTCTACCCGGACAGGGTCCTTCTGGTACTTCTGTGCAAGCTTCACAATGGAAGCTGGCATAGTGGCCGAGAAAAGGAGGGTCTGTCGGTCTTCTGGAACCTGCTCCATGACGGACTCAATCTGAGGGGCAAAGCCCATGTCCAACATGCGGTCCGCTTCATCCAGCACTACAACGTTAACCTTTGAAAGGTCAATTTTCTTGCGGCGGATAATATCGTTAAGACGACCTGGGGTGCACACGAAAATATCTGGCTGTCCCAGTTTCAGCATGCGGAGCTGGCGGTACATAAGTTCACCACCAACAAAGATACCCATCTTCAAGTTGAGGGCCCGGGTAATGCGGGAAAGGTTTTCCGCTACCTGAAAAGCCAACTCGCGTGTGGGAACCATAATGAGGGCATTTCCACCCTGCAACATGAGTCGCTGGGCCAACGGAATGCCAAAAGCCATAGTTTTACCTGTACCGGTCTGTGCGATGCCGGTAACATCATTCCCTATTGCCACAAGCGGGATTGCATCGCGCTGAATGGGAGTAGGGTTGATCAGTTTGTAATGATCGAGGCTGCGCAGAATTTGCGGAGCGATGCCTAGGTCGTGGAAGGTAACATCAACACGACTGACATCTGGGGCAGGAGCTACGCTCCCTGCAGATGACTGTTGTAACATATCGGATTATACATATGGTGCGCCCGATGACTCGAGATCTGGTGGGGCACCAACTGGCGCGCGTGAGAGTCGAATCATGCTGCCCCTTTGGGACAGCGCACTTTGATACATCAAACCTACCAGAAATATGCCGCAAATACAATGAACTAAGGCAGGTCGCTGCGGACAAAAACGCGGCGGAATACTTTGGTAGCCTTCCAGAACGGCAAAATGGTGAGGAAGAAGCGGTAGTCGGCTGCTTTGCGCATGCAGTAGGCAAGCAAGCCGAAGACGCGGACATCCCCCCAAAGCACTGCGGCCCAGTGGCGGCCAGCAGGAATGGCATAGATAGGCTTTTGAGAGACATACTTAGGCACCCGCGTCTTACCAAGCACTTTCTTGGTGATGTACTTGGCGATATAGGTGCCATCTTTGCTGGCGGTCTGTGCCATGCCAGAGTTGGCAGTACTTGCCGCGTCACCAATAACGTACACATTGGTATGACCCTTGGCGCGAAGGTAATCATCCACCATCACACGGCCACGTTTGTCATATTCAAAGCCTTCTACCTTGGCATAGAGCGCATTTGGCTTAACTCCTGCCGTCCAGACCACTGTCTTAGTCTTAAAGGACATGTCCTTTAAGAAAAGTTCTTCCACTTCTTGCTTGGTAACAGTGCGGTTCACATAGATGTTCACGCCAATGCCGTGCAAGTAAGTTTCAACGCGGCGGGAAATATCTTCCGGCATCATAATGAGAAGGCGCGGCATGGCCTCAATCAAGCTCACGGTAATGAAGGAAGGGTCAAAGCCCTTCTTTTTGGCCAAGTGCCTGGCATAACTTGCCAGCTCACCCGCCAACTCTACGCCGGTTGGGCCACCGCCTACGATAATGAAGTGGGCTGCGGCCACTTTTTGCTCCGGGGCAGCGTCTACAACGGGAGTAAGGACAGAGGCCAAGTGGGCTTTAAGCCGCTCTGCCTCGCTTACCGATTTGAACCCATAGGAAAGCTCAGGGAGGCCAGGGATATTGAAGTAACCTGTCTCACTTCCTAGCGCCATGACCAAGCTGTCGTACTCGTAAGGCGAGCCCAGGCCGCCATAGACCAACTTGCCTGCAAGGTCGATTTTGACCACCTTGTCGTTAATGATGTCTACTGGCTTGTTCCGGAAGATCTCACTGTAAGGAATGGCCACCTGTGCAGGCGAGTACCCCGTAACTACACGGTAGAGTGTTGGGTAGTATTCAAAATGCGGCCGGTCACTGATAAGCGTGACAGAAACATTGTCCCCACCCATTTTGACCAGATCCAAGGCAGCGCGGACGCCACCAAACCCACCTCCCACAATTACCACTCGATGTTTTGTGCGTGCGCGTGCCATAAGTTCTTATTTGCTTCCCTTTAGTATACGGGAAGCAGGAAGCTCTAGCCAAACACTACCCATGCCACACCCACCAACATGACTATGCATGCAATGGTTTTCCGCAGCATGTAGTGCTCGTGGAACATCCCCCCGCCCACAATGGTTGTCACTAGAGAAGAGAGCTTCACTACCGCCAGCACCTTTACGACGTATGCCCCCGCCAAGGCCAAACTAAGCGCCGCACCGTTGGTGGTGTTGAGGAGGGAAATCCAGAAAAATGCCCCTTTATGCCTTGGGATGTGTTTGCGCATTGCCTTGAAACCGCCGCGACGAAAGTGGATGTAGAGCAAGAAGTACATCGCCGCAAAAATCCGCATCAGTACCAAATAGTGATACGGAAGGATGCCAAGGCGGGTAAAGGTGTACCGGCCCATCACGGAGGCAATAGGATAAAGCAGTAGGGCCACAGCCAGGTAGTGCAGGTCACGACATTGGATGAGGCGCTGACAAGGATAGAGCCAACTTTGTCCCGGCTTCAACTGCAGGCAATAACCCCCAAAAACAAGGAGGAAGATTCCCACCCATTGCCCCCTACCCAAGGTCTCCCCTAACGTCAGTGCAGCAATAATTGCCACAAAGGCCGGCGTAATAGTGGACATGGGTGCAAACAGGCTGATCTCCATGTGCTTCATGGAGCGGGTTGCCAGGAAAAAGGCGGTGGACATGACGAGGGAGCAGAGCATGATCCATGCCAATACGGGCAGGGTCAGCTTTGACCAGTCCACAATCCAAAGGAAGGGCAACACTATACACCCGGAAAGGACCATGACAATGGCCGAAAAAAGACCGGGGTCTTCCCGGCGTAGCACACCTTTCTCGATAATAGCTTCCGCCGATACCGTAACAGCAGCGACTGACGCAAATGCGGCCCAGATCATTAGCTTTAGTGTACGTCCCCCACCGGCAAAAAGAAAACGACCACCAGGTGGTGGTCGCTTGCAATGGGATTCAGAGCCGCTTCTTACGAAGCATACCCTTGAACAGGCTGGGAAGTTCTACGAACGCACGAATCACACCTTTCGAAAATGGCGGGAGATGCTCTGCTGGCATCTCTTGAAAAGCCGGAGTGCGGGGTGCAATCGTCGGTAGCGGTAACTCCTTACTGCCTGATTCCTCATGAGGCTCCTTGCCGCTCACATCTGAGCGGTCATAGTCACAGTGGCCAATCCACTGGCCAACTAGACTCATTTTGAGAGTGCCGTGGTCAGCATCGAGGCTACTGGGAAGTGTGTCGGGGGCGGTGCGTGCCGGTTTGTCAGTGCTCATCCTTACGTCCCTCCTGGACAAAGTAGGATACGACTGGTTATACCAGGTTTCTCTTTACGCTTCAATGCACCCTTGACGGAGAAAAGTTTGGGGCGTATTACCAGGTCACACCCTTATTAACTTTAAGGATTTTCCATGGCCCAAAGCTCCCACCCCGGTGAACATACTGCCCTCTGGATTGCATCTACAACCGTCCCTTCCTACCCAGAACTCCAGGAAGATATAACGGTAGATGTTGCCGTACTTGGCGCAGGCATTGTGGGCGTACTTACTGCATACC
This window encodes:
- a CDS encoding DEAD/DEAH box helicase, which gives rise to MLQQSSAGSVAPAPDVSRVDVTFHDLGIAPQILRSLDHYKLINPTPIQRDAIPLVAIGNDVTGIAQTGTGKTMAFGIPLAQRLMLQGGNALIMVPTRELAFQVAENLSRITRALNLKMGIFVGGELMYRQLRMLKLGQPDIFVCTPGRLNDIIRRKKIDLSKVNVVVLDEADRMLDMGFAPQIESVMEQVPEDRQTLLFSATMPASIVKLAQKYQKDPVRVEVAPAGSTADMVSQELVVVPSGQKIDILESVLREYKMGPILIFTRTKGGASTLAKHINTVGHRAEEIHSERTLQERRQALADFKNGRVRILVATDIAARGIDVKDISLVLNYDLPENAEDYVHRIGRTGRAGKGGHAISFATPDQGKEVKAIERLIRISIPRSDRTDTVMSDVFRSGGDRGGRSRGGRDRFGGRGDRSRNEEPEISFTNISAPSGFTGPRSVRKRR
- a CDS encoding NAD(P)/FAD-dependent oxidoreductase; translated protein: MARARTKHRVVIVGGGFGGVRAALDLVKMGGDNVSVTLISDRPHFEYYPTLYRVVTGYSPAQVAIPYSEIFRNKPVDIINDKVVKIDLAGKLVYGGLGSPYEYDSLVMALGSETGYFNIPGLPELSYGFKSVSEAERLKAHLASVLTPVVDAAPEQKVAAAHFIIVGGGPTGVELAGELASYARHLAKKKGFDPSFITVSLIEAMPRLLIMMPEDISRRVETYLHGIGVNIYVNRTVTKQEVEELFLKDMSFKTKTVVWTAGVKPNALYAKVEGFEYDKRGRVMVDDYLRAKGHTNVYVIGDAASTANSGMAQTASKDGTYIAKYITKKVLGKTRVPKYVSQKPIYAIPAGRHWAAVLWGDVRVFGLLAYCMRKAADYRFFLTILPFWKATKVFRRVFVRSDLP
- a CDS encoding DMT family transporter — protein: MIWAAFASVAAVTVSAEAIIEKGVLRREDPGLFSAIVMVLSGCIVLPFLWIVDWSKLTLPVLAWIMLCSLVMSTAFFLATRSMKHMEISLFAPMSTITPAFVAIIAALTLGETLGRGQWVGIFLLVFGGYCLQLKPGQSWLYPCQRLIQCRDLHYLAVALLLYPIASVMGRYTFTRLGILPYHYLVLMRIFAAMYFLLYIHFRRGGFKAMRKHIPRHKGAFFWISLLNTTNGAALSLALAGAYVVKVLAVVKLSSLVTTIVGGGMFHEHYMLRKTIACIVMLVGVAWVVFG